In Myxocyprinus asiaticus isolate MX2 ecotype Aquarium Trade chromosome 46, UBuf_Myxa_2, whole genome shotgun sequence, a single window of DNA contains:
- the LOC127436203 gene encoding troponin I, fast skeletal muscle-like, with protein sequence MSEKKMTSSRRQHLKSLVLSIALELLETEAKQLVVDKETYMNEHCSSLDLPVSVQDLQELCKKLHQQIDKIDEERYDMEAKVAKTNKETDDLKIKVVDLKGKFKKPVLKKVRMSADAMLQALLGSKHKVSMDLRANLKQVKKEAKEESVEQVGDWRKNIEDKAGMDGRKKMFESEA encoded by the exons ATGTCAGA aaaaaaaatgacCTCTAGCCGTAGGCAGCATCTGAAG AGCCTGGTGCTCTCCATTGCCTTGGAGCTGCTGGAGACTGAAGCCAAGCAGCTGGTTGTCGATAAGGAGACTTACATGAACGAGCACTGCTCTTCTCTGGATCTGCCGGTATCTGTGCAAGATCTGCAG GAATTGTGCAAGAAGCTGCACCAACAGATCGACAAGATTGATGAGGAGAGATATGACATGGAAGCCAAGGTTGCCAAAACAAACAAGGAG ACTGATGATCTGAAAATTAAGGTGGTCGACCTAAAGGGCAAGTTTAAGAAACCCGTGTTAAAGAAAGTGCGTATGTCCGCTGATGCTATGCTTCAAGCTCTGCTCGGCTCCAAACACAAAGTGTCCATGGATCTTAGAGCCAACCTGAAACAAGTCAAGAAGGAGGCCAAAGAAGAG TCTGTAGAACAAGTCGGTGACTGGCGTAAGAACATCGAGGATAAGGCTGGGATGGATGGCAGGAAGAAGATGTTTGAGTCCGAGGCTTAA
- the LOC127436204 gene encoding troponin I, fast skeletal muscle-like — MSEKKMTSSRRHNLKSILLAIAKTLLEKEAAQVIKDKEAYMAENCPPLSLPGSTQELQEYIKKLHQQIDKVDEERYDLEAKAHKAGKEIEDLKIKVVDLIGKFKKPALRKVRMSADQMLQALLGSKHKVSMDLRANLKQVKKEVKEEVPEVDWRKNIEDKAGMDGRKKMFEGEA, encoded by the exons ATGTCTGA AAAAAAGATGACATCGAGTCGCCGGCACAATCTGAAG AGTATATTGCTTGCCATTGCTAAGACTCTTCTGGAGAAAGAAGCCGCTCAAGTCATTAAGGACAAGGAAGCTTACATGGCAGAAAACTGCCCCCCTCTGTCCTTGCCCGGATCTACACAGGAATTGCAG GAATACATCAAGAAACTACACCAGCAAATTGACAAGGTTGATGAGGAGAGATACGACTTGGAGGCCAAAGCACATAAGGCAGGGAAAGAG atTGAGGATCTGAAGATCAAGGTGGTGGACCTGATAGGCAAGTTCAAGAAACCCGCCCTGAGAAAAGTGCGTATGTCCGCTGATCAGATGCTTCAGGCTCTGCTCGGCTCCAAACACAAGGTGTCCATGGATCTGAGAGCCAATCTGAAACAAGTCAAGAAGGAGGTCAAAGAAGAG GTCCCAGAAGTTGACTGGCGTAAGAACATTGAGGACAAGGCCGGTATGGACGGCAGGAAGAAGATGTTTGAGGGCGAGGCCTAA